In Candidatus Defluviilinea gracilis, the genomic window GTTAGCACAAGCGCGTCGCCGACTTTGAGTCCGCCTTTGCTCAGCATTTTGCGCGGGTCAACAAATCCGATGACGACCAGCCCGAACTTAGGTTCTTTGTCTTTGACTGTATGCCCGCCCGCAATGACCACCCCCGCCTCGCGCGCTTTTTCCGCGCCGCCGCGCATGATCTCGCTGGAAATTTCATTGGGCAAATTATCCGGCAATGCGGCGACGTTCAGCGCAAGGAACGGCTTGCCTCCCATCGCGTACACATCCGACATGCTGTTTGCCGCGGCGATGGCGCCATAGTCGTAGGCGTCGTCCACCACTGGGGTGAAGAAATCGGTGGTGACCACGAGCGCGCGGTCTTCGTCTAAACGCCAAACAGCCGCGTCATCCGGTTCGCGCAGACCCACTAAAAGGTCCGGATAAGAGGCGGCGTCGAAGATGTCTTTCACAGGACGCAGAACCTGCGTCAGCGCGTCGGCGCTTAATTTGGACGCTCAACCCGCGCACGTCGAAAGAGTCGTGAGGCGGATTTCGCGTCCCGTTTGTGGGATGGGCATGGCTGAAGAAGAAACGTCCCGCAGGTTTGTTGGGAGAGTCTGGGTTTGTTACGAAACCTGCGGGACGGTGATATTGATTTATTGCGGAAGTTGCGGCGAGCCCGGCAACGGCAGGATGAATTGATTGCCAGACGGGATGAAGATGGTTTGCACGCCCGGCGCAAGTTTTAAAATATATTGGTATTGAAGCAGTTCGGGCGTGAGCGATGCGGCGAGCAACTGATTGGCTTGGGCGTCTGCCTGCGCTTGAATGACGACCGCTTCCGCCTCGCCTTTCGCCGCGATGACAGCCGCGTCCGCGAGACCTTGCGCCTCCTGGCGGGCTTGTTCGGCTTCCTGTTTTTTCTGTTCCACGATGAGCGCGGCTTGCAATGCCTGTTGTTCGGCGATCTGTTTTTGCTCCACTGCCGCGGCGTACTCCTCGCTAAAGTGAATATCGCGCAGGATGAAATCGAGCAGTTCGAGGTTGTTGTCCGAAAGAGTGCTCGCCAGTTCGTCGGTGATGATCTGAACCATCTCTTCGCGCTTGGTCGAGACAACCTCCTCTACACCATATTGTGAGACCGCGTCGCGGATGGAGCCGCGCGTTTCCGGGCGAACGATGCCGCTTTCATAGTTCTCTCCCCAAGCGATGTGGAGTTGTACTACTTTGGCAGGATCAATGCGATAAATTACTGTTGCGTCTATGATCACTTCCTGTCCGTCTTTTGTGCGGGCGCGGATCGAGTCTTCGCCGGTATCGGGACCCTGCTCCGGTAAAAATGACATGGTATACGTTTGATTGGAGATCGAATAAGGCACCATTTGCTCGACACCCGGCAAGATCCAATGCAAGCCGGACTCCAAAGCCGCCGGGCGAATGCCTCCCGCGCTAATGGTTTTGACAATGCCGCGCTCGTTCGACTCAACGTAGACCAAGCCCGAGCCCAGGATCGTTAAGACGACAGCGACGACTAAAACAATGAGCGCGCTTGCGCTTGATCCTTTTGCGGTTTGGTTGCGGCTGGCGCGGATTGCCGCCATAATTCCCAGCGCGATTGCGGCAACCCACGCAAGACCTGCCGCCGTGCGAATCACATCAACGATATTCATAGTTCCTCCGGTTGTAAGTTGAAATAATTATACCGCCATGATACGATGGCGCTATGCATACGGGACGAGGACGGATAATCGAATTGATTTTGCAAGACGGAGGACGCGCCGCGCGCGTCTCCTGCCCAACGGAATTAACTCCCGCGCCGGGGCAATATTTGCTCGCCGGCGACGATTCATACGCGCCTCTGCCTGTTCCAGTCCATTTTACGGATTCGGCGCCGGGAGGTTTTATCGTCTCGCCTGTCCCCGACTTTTGGATGCCCGGTACAGAAATTTCATTGCGTGGTCCGCTCGGAAATGGATTTGCGTTGCCAGCCTCTGCCAGAAAAGTTGGACTGATCGCGCTGGACAGCTCGCCCTCGCGCTTGCGCGGATTAATTCTCCCTGCGTTGACTCAAGGAGCGGCGGTTGTTTTCGTCAGCGATTCGCAAGTGGAGAATTTACCCGATGAGGTGGAAGTCCAGCCGCTGTCGGCTCTGGGTGATGTTGTTGCGTGGGCTGATTACGCCGCGTTCGATGTGACGCGCGAGAATCTGCCGGGGTGGATGGAAAGGCTGAGGGAACTGAAGCAGGCATCCACGTTGAAAGAAGCGGAGATTTTAATCCGCGCGCCGGTCCCGTGTGGCGGAGTCGCAGAATGCGGAGTGTGCGCCGTCGTCACGAAGTCTGGTTGGAAGATGGCTTGCAAAGACGGACCAGTGTTTGCGTTGAGGGAAATTTAATACCAAATTCGGAACGAGATGATTGTCTGCTGAGTTTGCCCCCCGGCTTCCACGCGGACCTGGATGGAAACAAGCTCGCCCGGTTGTTGATCGGTAAAGCCGAACGAGATTCGCGCCACGCCGTGCGAGTCGGTGAGCGCGGTGAACGTCTGCGCGTTGCCATCGGGGAGTTGCACTGAAATATTTACATTGGCTCCAGGCACGCCCCGAGCATTTTGGTCTTGCACAAAAACTGAAACCGTTTGGTTGTCGTTTGCGCGGGTGATGGATCGCGCCACGAAGGCGCGGGTATCGAACGAGACGACCGGGGCAATGGACGCGTCGAGGGGTTGTGCCGGGATGAGATACGAACGCTCTTCACCGAGGCGGTCAAAATAATTTTGACCGAGCTGAGAAATTTCCACGCGGGTTGGCTCTCCCTGCGCGCGCCATTCGAAACGGGCGTTTTCAAAATATTGGATGTAAATTTCGTTTTGTTCCTCGGCGTTCGAGACTGGGTTTCCGAATTGCTCCGCGCCGCCGTTGGTGTTGTAAAACTTGAGGAAGTCATAACACACTTGAAACCCGGAGATCGTTTTACATGCCGACGAGTTTTGTGGTTCTAGTTGCGCGCCAGGTTGGTGGAGAGCCGCGCCGATGGGCGTCAGTCGAACGGTTTCATTCCCTTGGGCGTCGACGACGAGTTCGAAGCGGGCGCGTTGGAAGTATTGCACTGTCATCCCATCGCGGGAGGTGAAGCGGCTCGTGATGGGAAAACCGTATACCAGTTCGGGGTTTGGCGCGTTGTTGTAAAACCGCAGAAAGCCTCCCTCCACAAAATGCCCGGTCTCGCTGAAGTACGCGCTATGAGGCGGGTTCTGGGCATTGCACGAGGCTAATGCCAACACAAGAACCGTAACCCAAACGCCAAGCGTGCCGGTTGCTCTCATGCAGACATTATATTACGCCTTCAATAACGCTTCAACAATTCGTTCCGCCGCGTGACCATCGCCGTACGGATTCGCCGCCCTCGCCATCTGCGCGTACGCGGACGCATCATCCAGCAGACGATTCGCTTCTTTCGTAATTCGGTCTGTTTCAGTTCCCACCAGCTTTAATATCCCCGCCTCCACTCCCTCCGGGCGTTCGGTGGTCTCGCGCATCACCAGCACAGGGATTCCAAACGTCGGCGCTTCCTCTTGAATGCCGCCCGAGTCGGTGAGGATCAACGAGGCGTGTTTCATCAAATGCGCGAGCGGAAGATAATCCAGCGGCGGCAACAAGGTGATTCGTGTTACGTCTTTCAAGATTCGGTTGACGGGTTCCTGCACATTCGGGTTGAGGTGAACGGGATAAACAATTTCCACATCCTCGCGCGAGGCGAGTTGTTTGAGCGCGTTGCAAATATTTTCCATCGGCTCGCCAAAATTTTCCCTCCGGTGTGCTGTTACCAAAATCAATCGCTTGCTCGCCAATTCTCTACTCTCTATTCTCTCCAACAACTCACTAATCTCTTTCGGCTCTGGCTGATCTGCCACAAACTTCAACGCGTCAATGACCGAGTTGCCCGTGACAAAAATTGTTTCAGGTTCAACG contains:
- the selD gene encoding selenide, water dikinase SelD, with product MPIPQTGREIRLTTLSTCAGUASKLSADALTQVLRPVKDIFDAASYPDLLVGLREPDDAAVWRLDEDRALVVTTDFFTPVVDDAYDYGAIAAANSMSDVYAMGGKPFLALNVAALPDNLPNEISSEIMRGGAEKAREAGVVIAGGHTVKDKEPKFGLVVIGFVDPRKMLSKGGLKVGDALVLTKPLGFGVTTTALKRGQVDANDLLEAVNWMKRLNKEASQLAVEFGLRGGTDITGYSLLGHGLEMANASGVSLKMEFAKIPLISCARKYAEKGCFAGGAFDNKSHFESQVKFAESIDEENQMLLFDPQTSGGLLLGVPQENLESFIARAEELRQPVWVIGRVEAGAGIRVE
- a CDS encoding prohibitin family protein is translated as MNIVDVIRTAAGLAWVAAIALGIMAAIRASRNQTAKGSSASALIVLVVAVVLTILGSGLVYVESNERGIVKTISAGGIRPAALESGLHWILPGVEQMVPYSISNQTYTMSFLPEQGPDTGEDSIRARTKDGQEVIIDATVIYRIDPAKVVQLHIAWGENYESGIVRPETRGSIRDAVSQYGVEEVVSTKREEMVQIITDELASTLSDNNLELLDFILRDIHFSEEYAAAVEQKQIAEQQALQAALIVEQKKQEAEQARQEAQGLADAAVIAAKGEAEAVVIQAQADAQANQLLAASLTPELLQYQYILKLAPGVQTIFIPSGNQFILPLPGSPQLPQ
- a CDS encoding Ig-like domain-containing protein, yielding MRATGTLGVWVTVLVLALASCNAQNPPHSAYFSETGHFVEGGFLRFYNNAPNPELVYGFPITSRFTSRDGMTVQYFQRARFELVVDAQGNETVRLTPIGAALHQPGAQLEPQNSSACKTISGFQVCYDFLKFYNTNGGAEQFGNPVSNAEEQNEIYIQYFENARFEWRAQGEPTRVEISQLGQNYFDRLGEERSYLIPAQPLDASIAPVVSFDTRAFVARSITRANDNQTVSVFVQDQNARGVPGANVNISVQLPDGNAQTFTALTDSHGVARISFGFTDQQPGELVSIQVRVEAGGQTQQTIISFRIWY
- the wecB gene encoding UDP-N-acetylglucosamine 2-epimerase (non-hydrolyzing), with the protein product MKILSVFGTRPEAIKMAPIVRLLQQTEGIEARVCVTAQHRQMLDQALELFEIKPEYDLDLMREGQTLAQLSAGIFTHLDPVLEEFKPDWILAVGDTTTVINTSLLAFYRKIKFGHVEAGLRTHNKWHPFPEEINRRIATVTADAHFAPTEWSKQNLLHEGVEPETIFVTGNSVIDALKFVADQPEPKEISELLERIESRELASKRLILVTAHRRENFGEPMENICNALKQLASREDVEIVYPVHLNPNVQEPVNRILKDVTRITLLPPLDYLPLAHLMKHASLILTDSGGIQEEAPTFGIPVLVMRETTERPEGVEAGILKLVGTETDRITKEANRLLDDASAYAQMARAANPYGDGHAAERIVEALLKA